Proteins encoded within one genomic window of Bos indicus isolate NIAB-ARS_2022 breed Sahiwal x Tharparkar chromosome 23, NIAB-ARS_B.indTharparkar_mat_pri_1.0, whole genome shotgun sequence:
- the FGD2 gene encoding FYVE, RhoGEF and PH domain-containing protein 2 isoform X1, giving the protein MEGASEETLTSVSSLVTVFENSRMTGAVPRVHGLEAGHQQPGCRAPTSAGPWEKPTVEEALESGSRTVSRRYLSSLKNKLSSGAWRKSYQPGTCPGSGTQEPEEKKIVLELLETEQAYVARLHLLDQVFFQELLKEARSSKAFPEDVVRLIFSNISSIYQFHSQFFLPELQRRLDDWTTTPRIGDVIQKLAPFLKMYSEYVKNFERAIELLATWTDKSPPFQEVITRIQSSEASASLTLQHHMLEPVQRIPRYELLLKEYVQKLPGQAPDLADAQKALDMIFSAAQHSNAAITEMERLQELWDVYQRLGLEDDIVDPSNTLLREGPVLKISFRRSGPMERYLFLFNNMLLYCVPRVIQVGAHFQVRTRIDVAGMKVRELTDAEFPHSFLVSGKQRTLELRARSQEEMISWLQACQAAIDQIEKRNETFKAAVQSPEGDPQEQELQSMELGLRAPQWVRDKMVTMCMRCQEPFNALTRRRHHCRACGYVVCARCSDYRAELKYDANRPNRVCLDCYTFLTGNVLPEEKEDKRRGILEKGAVAGSEQSLICSFLQLLGDKWGKSGPRGWCVIPRDDPLVLYVYAAPQDMRAHTSIPLLGYQVTTGPQADPRVFQLQQSGQLYTFKAESEELKGRWVKAMERAASGWIPGGPNDKDLSD; this is encoded by the exons ATGGAGGGGGCAAGTGAGGAAACTCTGACATCTGTGTCCAGTCTGGTGACTGTGTTTGAGAATAGCAG GATGACAGGAGCAGTGCCCAGAGTCCACGGCCTGGAGGCCGGGCATCAGCAGCCTGGGTGCAGGGCTCCTACGTCTGCAGGGCCCTGGGAGAAGCCCACTGTGGAGGAGGCCCTGGAATCTGGGTCCAGGACTGTCAGCAGGAGGTACCTGAGCTCCCTGAAGAACAAGCTGTCCAGCGGAGCCTGGAGGAAGTCTTACCAGCCCGGGACCTGCCCTGGCTCGGGGACACAG GAGCCTGAGGAGAAGAAGATTGTCCTGGAGCTGCTGGAGACTGAGCAGGCCTACGTGGCCCGCCTCCACCTGCTGGACCAG GTCTTCTTCCAGGAGCTGCTGAAGGAGGCCCGCAGCAGCAAGGCCTTCCCTGAGGACGTGGTCAGGCTCATCTTCTCCAACATCTCCTCCATCTACCAGTTCCACTCACAGTTCTTCCTCCCAGAGCTGCAGCGGCGGCTGGACGACTG GACTACCACCCCCCGCATCGGTGATGTGATCCAGAAGCTGGCGCCCTTCCTGAAGATGTACAGTGAGTATGTCAAGAACTTCGAGCGAGCCATCGAGCTGCTGGCCACCTGGACAGACAAATCCCCACCTTTCCAGGAGGTTATCACCCGCATCCAG aGCAGCGAGGCCTCAGCTAGCCTGACCCTGCAGCACCACATGCTGGAACCTGTGCAGAGAATCCCACGCTACGAGCTGCTGCTCAAGGAGTACGTCCAGAAGCTGCCAGGCCAGGCCCCAGACCTGGCTGATGCCCAGA AAGCCCTTGACATGATCTTCTCGGCCGCTCAGCACTCCAATGCAGCCATCACTGAAATG gagcGGCTGCAGGAACTGTGGGACGTGTACCAGCGCCTGGGCCTGGAGGACGATATAGTCGACCCCTCCAACACCCTGCTCCGCGAGGGCCCCGTCCTCAAGATCTCCTTCCGCCGCAGCGGCCCCATGGAGCGCTACCTTTTCTTG TTCAACAACATGCTGCTCTACTGTGTGCCCAGGGTCATCCAGGTGGGCGCCCACTTCCAGGTCAGGACCCGCATCGACGTGGCCGGCATGAAG GTGCGGGAGCTGACTGACGCAGAGTTTCCCCACTCCTTCCTGGTGTCCGGGAAGCAGCGAACCCTGGAGCTGCGAGCCCG GTCCCAGGAGGAAATGATCTCCTGGTTGCAG GCCTGCCAAGCCGCCATTGACCAAATTGAGAAGCGGAATGAAACCTTCAAGGCTGCAGTCCAGAGCCCTGAGGGAGACCCCCAGGAGCAGGAG ctgcagtccatggagctgggcCTCCGGGCACCCCAGTGGGTGCGGGACAAGATGGTGACCATGTGCATGCGCTGCCAGGAGCCCTTCAACGCCCTGACGCGCCGCCGCCACCACTGCCGGGCCTGCGGCTAC GTGGTGTGTGCCAGGTGCTCGGACTACCGGGCGGAGCTCAAGTACGATGCcaacaggcccaaccgagtctgcctGGACTGCTACACTTTCCTCACCGGAAACGTGCTCCCTGAGGAAAAGGAGGACAAGAGACGGGGCATCCTGGAG AAAGGAGCCGTGGCGGGGTCCGAGCAGAGCCTGATATGCAGCTTTCTGCAGCTTCTGGGGGACAAGTGGGGCAAGAGCGGGCCCCGGGGCTGGTGTGTCATCCCCCGGGACGACCCCCTCGTGCTCTACGTCTATGCTGCCCCTCAG GACATGCGGGCCCACACCTCCATCCCCCTGCTGGGCTACCAGGTGACCACTGGGCCCCAGGCGGACCCCCGGGTCTTCCAGCTGCAGCAGTCAGGCCAGCTCTACACCTTCAAAGCGGAAAGCGAGGAGCTGAAGGGCCGCTGGGTGAAGGCCATGGAGCGGGCGGCCAGCGGCTGGATCCCTGGGGGGCCCAATGACAAGGACCTGTCGGACTGA
- the FGD2 gene encoding FYVE, RhoGEF and PH domain-containing protein 2 isoform X3, translated as MEGASEETLTSVSSLVTVFENSRMTGAVPRVHGLEAGHQQPGCRAPTSAGPWEKPTVEEALESGSRTVSRRYLSSLKNKLSSGAWRKSYQPGTCPGSGTQEPEEKKIVLELLETEQAYVARLHLLDQVFFQELLKEARSSKAFPEDVVRLIFSNISSIYQFHSQFFLPELQRRLDDWTTTPRIGDVIQKLAPFLKMYSEYVKNFERAIELLATWTDKSPPFQEVITRIQSSEASASLTLQHHMLEPVQRIPRYELLLKEYVQKLPGQAPDLADAQKALDMIFSAAQHSNAAITEMERLQELWDVYQRLGLEDDIVDPSNTLLREGPVLKISFRRSGPMERYLFLVRELTDAEFPHSFLVSGKQRTLELRARSQEEMISWLQACQAAIDQIEKRNETFKAAVQSPEGDPQEQELQSMELGLRAPQWVRDKMVTMCMRCQEPFNALTRRRHHCRACGYVVCARCSDYRAELKYDANRPNRVCLDCYTFLTGNVLPEEKEDKRRGILEKGAVAGSEQSLICSFLQLLGDKWGKSGPRGWCVIPRDDPLVLYVYAAPQDMRAHTSIPLLGYQVTTGPQADPRVFQLQQSGQLYTFKAESEELKGRWVKAMERAASGWIPGGPNDKDLSD; from the exons ATGGAGGGGGCAAGTGAGGAAACTCTGACATCTGTGTCCAGTCTGGTGACTGTGTTTGAGAATAGCAG GATGACAGGAGCAGTGCCCAGAGTCCACGGCCTGGAGGCCGGGCATCAGCAGCCTGGGTGCAGGGCTCCTACGTCTGCAGGGCCCTGGGAGAAGCCCACTGTGGAGGAGGCCCTGGAATCTGGGTCCAGGACTGTCAGCAGGAGGTACCTGAGCTCCCTGAAGAACAAGCTGTCCAGCGGAGCCTGGAGGAAGTCTTACCAGCCCGGGACCTGCCCTGGCTCGGGGACACAG GAGCCTGAGGAGAAGAAGATTGTCCTGGAGCTGCTGGAGACTGAGCAGGCCTACGTGGCCCGCCTCCACCTGCTGGACCAG GTCTTCTTCCAGGAGCTGCTGAAGGAGGCCCGCAGCAGCAAGGCCTTCCCTGAGGACGTGGTCAGGCTCATCTTCTCCAACATCTCCTCCATCTACCAGTTCCACTCACAGTTCTTCCTCCCAGAGCTGCAGCGGCGGCTGGACGACTG GACTACCACCCCCCGCATCGGTGATGTGATCCAGAAGCTGGCGCCCTTCCTGAAGATGTACAGTGAGTATGTCAAGAACTTCGAGCGAGCCATCGAGCTGCTGGCCACCTGGACAGACAAATCCCCACCTTTCCAGGAGGTTATCACCCGCATCCAG aGCAGCGAGGCCTCAGCTAGCCTGACCCTGCAGCACCACATGCTGGAACCTGTGCAGAGAATCCCACGCTACGAGCTGCTGCTCAAGGAGTACGTCCAGAAGCTGCCAGGCCAGGCCCCAGACCTGGCTGATGCCCAGA AAGCCCTTGACATGATCTTCTCGGCCGCTCAGCACTCCAATGCAGCCATCACTGAAATG gagcGGCTGCAGGAACTGTGGGACGTGTACCAGCGCCTGGGCCTGGAGGACGATATAGTCGACCCCTCCAACACCCTGCTCCGCGAGGGCCCCGTCCTCAAGATCTCCTTCCGCCGCAGCGGCCCCATGGAGCGCTACCTTTTCTTG GTGCGGGAGCTGACTGACGCAGAGTTTCCCCACTCCTTCCTGGTGTCCGGGAAGCAGCGAACCCTGGAGCTGCGAGCCCG GTCCCAGGAGGAAATGATCTCCTGGTTGCAG GCCTGCCAAGCCGCCATTGACCAAATTGAGAAGCGGAATGAAACCTTCAAGGCTGCAGTCCAGAGCCCTGAGGGAGACCCCCAGGAGCAGGAG ctgcagtccatggagctgggcCTCCGGGCACCCCAGTGGGTGCGGGACAAGATGGTGACCATGTGCATGCGCTGCCAGGAGCCCTTCAACGCCCTGACGCGCCGCCGCCACCACTGCCGGGCCTGCGGCTAC GTGGTGTGTGCCAGGTGCTCGGACTACCGGGCGGAGCTCAAGTACGATGCcaacaggcccaaccgagtctgcctGGACTGCTACACTTTCCTCACCGGAAACGTGCTCCCTGAGGAAAAGGAGGACAAGAGACGGGGCATCCTGGAG AAAGGAGCCGTGGCGGGGTCCGAGCAGAGCCTGATATGCAGCTTTCTGCAGCTTCTGGGGGACAAGTGGGGCAAGAGCGGGCCCCGGGGCTGGTGTGTCATCCCCCGGGACGACCCCCTCGTGCTCTACGTCTATGCTGCCCCTCAG GACATGCGGGCCCACACCTCCATCCCCCTGCTGGGCTACCAGGTGACCACTGGGCCCCAGGCGGACCCCCGGGTCTTCCAGCTGCAGCAGTCAGGCCAGCTCTACACCTTCAAAGCGGAAAGCGAGGAGCTGAAGGGCCGCTGGGTGAAGGCCATGGAGCGGGCGGCCAGCGGCTGGATCCCTGGGGGGCCCAATGACAAGGACCTGTCGGACTGA
- the FGD2 gene encoding FYVE, RhoGEF and PH domain-containing protein 2 isoform X2, translating to MTGAVPRVHGLEAGHQQPGCRAPTSAGPWEKPTVEEALESGSRTVSRRYLSSLKNKLSSGAWRKSYQPGTCPGSGTQEPEEKKIVLELLETEQAYVARLHLLDQVFFQELLKEARSSKAFPEDVVRLIFSNISSIYQFHSQFFLPELQRRLDDWTTTPRIGDVIQKLAPFLKMYSEYVKNFERAIELLATWTDKSPPFQEVITRIQSSEASASLTLQHHMLEPVQRIPRYELLLKEYVQKLPGQAPDLADAQKALDMIFSAAQHSNAAITEMERLQELWDVYQRLGLEDDIVDPSNTLLREGPVLKISFRRSGPMERYLFLFNNMLLYCVPRVIQVGAHFQVRTRIDVAGMKVRELTDAEFPHSFLVSGKQRTLELRARSQEEMISWLQACQAAIDQIEKRNETFKAAVQSPEGDPQEQELQSMELGLRAPQWVRDKMVTMCMRCQEPFNALTRRRHHCRACGYVVCARCSDYRAELKYDANRPNRVCLDCYTFLTGNVLPEEKEDKRRGILEKGAVAGSEQSLICSFLQLLGDKWGKSGPRGWCVIPRDDPLVLYVYAAPQDMRAHTSIPLLGYQVTTGPQADPRVFQLQQSGQLYTFKAESEELKGRWVKAMERAASGWIPGGPNDKDLSD from the exons ATGACAGGAGCAGTGCCCAGAGTCCACGGCCTGGAGGCCGGGCATCAGCAGCCTGGGTGCAGGGCTCCTACGTCTGCAGGGCCCTGGGAGAAGCCCACTGTGGAGGAGGCCCTGGAATCTGGGTCCAGGACTGTCAGCAGGAGGTACCTGAGCTCCCTGAAGAACAAGCTGTCCAGCGGAGCCTGGAGGAAGTCTTACCAGCCCGGGACCTGCCCTGGCTCGGGGACACAG GAGCCTGAGGAGAAGAAGATTGTCCTGGAGCTGCTGGAGACTGAGCAGGCCTACGTGGCCCGCCTCCACCTGCTGGACCAG GTCTTCTTCCAGGAGCTGCTGAAGGAGGCCCGCAGCAGCAAGGCCTTCCCTGAGGACGTGGTCAGGCTCATCTTCTCCAACATCTCCTCCATCTACCAGTTCCACTCACAGTTCTTCCTCCCAGAGCTGCAGCGGCGGCTGGACGACTG GACTACCACCCCCCGCATCGGTGATGTGATCCAGAAGCTGGCGCCCTTCCTGAAGATGTACAGTGAGTATGTCAAGAACTTCGAGCGAGCCATCGAGCTGCTGGCCACCTGGACAGACAAATCCCCACCTTTCCAGGAGGTTATCACCCGCATCCAG aGCAGCGAGGCCTCAGCTAGCCTGACCCTGCAGCACCACATGCTGGAACCTGTGCAGAGAATCCCACGCTACGAGCTGCTGCTCAAGGAGTACGTCCAGAAGCTGCCAGGCCAGGCCCCAGACCTGGCTGATGCCCAGA AAGCCCTTGACATGATCTTCTCGGCCGCTCAGCACTCCAATGCAGCCATCACTGAAATG gagcGGCTGCAGGAACTGTGGGACGTGTACCAGCGCCTGGGCCTGGAGGACGATATAGTCGACCCCTCCAACACCCTGCTCCGCGAGGGCCCCGTCCTCAAGATCTCCTTCCGCCGCAGCGGCCCCATGGAGCGCTACCTTTTCTTG TTCAACAACATGCTGCTCTACTGTGTGCCCAGGGTCATCCAGGTGGGCGCCCACTTCCAGGTCAGGACCCGCATCGACGTGGCCGGCATGAAG GTGCGGGAGCTGACTGACGCAGAGTTTCCCCACTCCTTCCTGGTGTCCGGGAAGCAGCGAACCCTGGAGCTGCGAGCCCG GTCCCAGGAGGAAATGATCTCCTGGTTGCAG GCCTGCCAAGCCGCCATTGACCAAATTGAGAAGCGGAATGAAACCTTCAAGGCTGCAGTCCAGAGCCCTGAGGGAGACCCCCAGGAGCAGGAG ctgcagtccatggagctgggcCTCCGGGCACCCCAGTGGGTGCGGGACAAGATGGTGACCATGTGCATGCGCTGCCAGGAGCCCTTCAACGCCCTGACGCGCCGCCGCCACCACTGCCGGGCCTGCGGCTAC GTGGTGTGTGCCAGGTGCTCGGACTACCGGGCGGAGCTCAAGTACGATGCcaacaggcccaaccgagtctgcctGGACTGCTACACTTTCCTCACCGGAAACGTGCTCCCTGAGGAAAAGGAGGACAAGAGACGGGGCATCCTGGAG AAAGGAGCCGTGGCGGGGTCCGAGCAGAGCCTGATATGCAGCTTTCTGCAGCTTCTGGGGGACAAGTGGGGCAAGAGCGGGCCCCGGGGCTGGTGTGTCATCCCCCGGGACGACCCCCTCGTGCTCTACGTCTATGCTGCCCCTCAG GACATGCGGGCCCACACCTCCATCCCCCTGCTGGGCTACCAGGTGACCACTGGGCCCCAGGCGGACCCCCGGGTCTTCCAGCTGCAGCAGTCAGGCCAGCTCTACACCTTCAAAGCGGAAAGCGAGGAGCTGAAGGGCCGCTGGGTGAAGGCCATGGAGCGGGCGGCCAGCGGCTGGATCCCTGGGGGGCCCAATGACAAGGACCTGTCGGACTGA
- the FGD2 gene encoding FYVE, RhoGEF and PH domain-containing protein 2 isoform X4, which yields MYSEYVKNFERAIELLATWTDKSPPFQEVITRIQSSEASASLTLQHHMLEPVQRIPRYELLLKEYVQKLPGQAPDLADAQKALDMIFSAAQHSNAAITEMERLQELWDVYQRLGLEDDIVDPSNTLLREGPVLKISFRRSGPMERYLFLFNNMLLYCVPRVIQVGAHFQVRTRIDVAGMKVRELTDAEFPHSFLVSGKQRTLELRARSQEEMISWLQACQAAIDQIEKRNETFKAAVQSPEGDPQEQELQSMELGLRAPQWVRDKMVTMCMRCQEPFNALTRRRHHCRACGYVVCARCSDYRAELKYDANRPNRVCLDCYTFLTGNVLPEEKEDKRRGILEKGAVAGSEQSLICSFLQLLGDKWGKSGPRGWCVIPRDDPLVLYVYAAPQDMRAHTSIPLLGYQVTTGPQADPRVFQLQQSGQLYTFKAESEELKGRWVKAMERAASGWIPGGPNDKDLSD from the exons ATGTACAGTGAGTATGTCAAGAACTTCGAGCGAGCCATCGAGCTGCTGGCCACCTGGACAGACAAATCCCCACCTTTCCAGGAGGTTATCACCCGCATCCAG aGCAGCGAGGCCTCAGCTAGCCTGACCCTGCAGCACCACATGCTGGAACCTGTGCAGAGAATCCCACGCTACGAGCTGCTGCTCAAGGAGTACGTCCAGAAGCTGCCAGGCCAGGCCCCAGACCTGGCTGATGCCCAGA AAGCCCTTGACATGATCTTCTCGGCCGCTCAGCACTCCAATGCAGCCATCACTGAAATG gagcGGCTGCAGGAACTGTGGGACGTGTACCAGCGCCTGGGCCTGGAGGACGATATAGTCGACCCCTCCAACACCCTGCTCCGCGAGGGCCCCGTCCTCAAGATCTCCTTCCGCCGCAGCGGCCCCATGGAGCGCTACCTTTTCTTG TTCAACAACATGCTGCTCTACTGTGTGCCCAGGGTCATCCAGGTGGGCGCCCACTTCCAGGTCAGGACCCGCATCGACGTGGCCGGCATGAAG GTGCGGGAGCTGACTGACGCAGAGTTTCCCCACTCCTTCCTGGTGTCCGGGAAGCAGCGAACCCTGGAGCTGCGAGCCCG GTCCCAGGAGGAAATGATCTCCTGGTTGCAG GCCTGCCAAGCCGCCATTGACCAAATTGAGAAGCGGAATGAAACCTTCAAGGCTGCAGTCCAGAGCCCTGAGGGAGACCCCCAGGAGCAGGAG ctgcagtccatggagctgggcCTCCGGGCACCCCAGTGGGTGCGGGACAAGATGGTGACCATGTGCATGCGCTGCCAGGAGCCCTTCAACGCCCTGACGCGCCGCCGCCACCACTGCCGGGCCTGCGGCTAC GTGGTGTGTGCCAGGTGCTCGGACTACCGGGCGGAGCTCAAGTACGATGCcaacaggcccaaccgagtctgcctGGACTGCTACACTTTCCTCACCGGAAACGTGCTCCCTGAGGAAAAGGAGGACAAGAGACGGGGCATCCTGGAG AAAGGAGCCGTGGCGGGGTCCGAGCAGAGCCTGATATGCAGCTTTCTGCAGCTTCTGGGGGACAAGTGGGGCAAGAGCGGGCCCCGGGGCTGGTGTGTCATCCCCCGGGACGACCCCCTCGTGCTCTACGTCTATGCTGCCCCTCAG GACATGCGGGCCCACACCTCCATCCCCCTGCTGGGCTACCAGGTGACCACTGGGCCCCAGGCGGACCCCCGGGTCTTCCAGCTGCAGCAGTCAGGCCAGCTCTACACCTTCAAAGCGGAAAGCGAGGAGCTGAAGGGCCGCTGGGTGAAGGCCATGGAGCGGGCGGCCAGCGGCTGGATCCCTGGGGGGCCCAATGACAAGGACCTGTCGGACTGA
- the FGD2 gene encoding FYVE, RhoGEF and PH domain-containing protein 2 isoform X5 yields the protein MSRTSSEPSSCWPPGQTNPHLSRRLSPASSEASASLTLQHHMLEPVQRIPRYELLLKEYVQKLPGQAPDLADAQKALDMIFSAAQHSNAAITEMERLQELWDVYQRLGLEDDIVDPSNTLLREGPVLKISFRRSGPMERYLFLFNNMLLYCVPRVIQVGAHFQVRTRIDVAGMKVRELTDAEFPHSFLVSGKQRTLELRARSQEEMISWLQACQAAIDQIEKRNETFKAAVQSPEGDPQEQELQSMELGLRAPQWVRDKMVTMCMRCQEPFNALTRRRHHCRACGYVVCARCSDYRAELKYDANRPNRVCLDCYTFLTGNVLPEEKEDKRRGILEKGAVAGSEQSLICSFLQLLGDKWGKSGPRGWCVIPRDDPLVLYVYAAPQDMRAHTSIPLLGYQVTTGPQADPRVFQLQQSGQLYTFKAESEELKGRWVKAMERAASGWIPGGPNDKDLSD from the exons ATGTCAAGAACTTCGAGCGAGCCATCGAGCTGCTGGCCACCTGGACAGACAAATCCCCACCTTTCCAGGAGGTTATCACCCGCATCCAG CGAGGCCTCAGCTAGCCTGACCCTGCAGCACCACATGCTGGAACCTGTGCAGAGAATCCCACGCTACGAGCTGCTGCTCAAGGAGTACGTCCAGAAGCTGCCAGGCCAGGCCCCAGACCTGGCTGATGCCCAGA AAGCCCTTGACATGATCTTCTCGGCCGCTCAGCACTCCAATGCAGCCATCACTGAAATG gagcGGCTGCAGGAACTGTGGGACGTGTACCAGCGCCTGGGCCTGGAGGACGATATAGTCGACCCCTCCAACACCCTGCTCCGCGAGGGCCCCGTCCTCAAGATCTCCTTCCGCCGCAGCGGCCCCATGGAGCGCTACCTTTTCTTG TTCAACAACATGCTGCTCTACTGTGTGCCCAGGGTCATCCAGGTGGGCGCCCACTTCCAGGTCAGGACCCGCATCGACGTGGCCGGCATGAAG GTGCGGGAGCTGACTGACGCAGAGTTTCCCCACTCCTTCCTGGTGTCCGGGAAGCAGCGAACCCTGGAGCTGCGAGCCCG GTCCCAGGAGGAAATGATCTCCTGGTTGCAG GCCTGCCAAGCCGCCATTGACCAAATTGAGAAGCGGAATGAAACCTTCAAGGCTGCAGTCCAGAGCCCTGAGGGAGACCCCCAGGAGCAGGAG ctgcagtccatggagctgggcCTCCGGGCACCCCAGTGGGTGCGGGACAAGATGGTGACCATGTGCATGCGCTGCCAGGAGCCCTTCAACGCCCTGACGCGCCGCCGCCACCACTGCCGGGCCTGCGGCTAC GTGGTGTGTGCCAGGTGCTCGGACTACCGGGCGGAGCTCAAGTACGATGCcaacaggcccaaccgagtctgcctGGACTGCTACACTTTCCTCACCGGAAACGTGCTCCCTGAGGAAAAGGAGGACAAGAGACGGGGCATCCTGGAG AAAGGAGCCGTGGCGGGGTCCGAGCAGAGCCTGATATGCAGCTTTCTGCAGCTTCTGGGGGACAAGTGGGGCAAGAGCGGGCCCCGGGGCTGGTGTGTCATCCCCCGGGACGACCCCCTCGTGCTCTACGTCTATGCTGCCCCTCAG GACATGCGGGCCCACACCTCCATCCCCCTGCTGGGCTACCAGGTGACCACTGGGCCCCAGGCGGACCCCCGGGTCTTCCAGCTGCAGCAGTCAGGCCAGCTCTACACCTTCAAAGCGGAAAGCGAGGAGCTGAAGGGCCGCTGGGTGAAGGCCATGGAGCGGGCGGCCAGCGGCTGGATCCCTGGGGGGCCCAATGACAAGGACCTGTCGGACTGA